The proteins below come from a single Fusarium verticillioides 7600 chromosome 3, whole genome shotgun sequence genomic window:
- a CDS encoding eukaryotic peptide chain release factor subunit 1 encodes MSDAQANEAEKNIEIWKVKKLIKRLEAARGNGTSMISLIIPPKDQVSRAAKMLAEEYGTASNIKSRVNRQSVLSAITSTQQRLKLYNKVPPNGLVVYCGEILTQEGKERKVNIDFEPFKPINTSLYLCDNKFHTEALAELLESDQKFGFIIMDGNGALFGTLSGNTREVVHKFSVDLPKKHGRGGQSALRFARLREEKRHNYVRKVAELAVQNFITADKVNVAGLILAGSADFKNDLNASDMFDGRLATKVIKVVDVSYGGENGFNQAIELSSETLGNVKFIQEKKLIGKYFEEISQDTGKVCYGIEDTLKALELGAVETLIVFENLEITRWVLKDSNGSEVILHTTKQQEQTNRDKFLDKETGQEMEIVSQESFLEWIAEHYKDFGTTLEFVSDRSTEGNQFVKGFGGIGGLLRYKVNFEQLADLSDDDEYYDD; translated from the exons ATGAGTGACGCTCAGGCGaacgaggccgagaagaac ATTGAGATCtggaaggtcaagaagctgatcAAGCGTCTTGAAGCCGCCAGAGGAAATGGAACCTCAATGATTTCCCTCATTATCC CTCCCAAGGATCAAGTCTCTCGagcagccaagatgttgGCTGAAGAATAT GGCACCGCCTCCAACATCAAATCTCGAGTCAACAGACAGTCTGTCTTGTCCGCCATTACCTCGACCCAGCAGCGCCTCAAGCTGTACAACAAGGTGCCCCCGAACGGTCTGGTCGTCTACTGTGGCGAAATCTTGACCCAGGAAGGCAAGGAGCGAAAGGTCAACATCGATTTTGAGCCCTTCAAGCCCATCAACACTTCCCTCTACCTGTGCGACAACAAGTTTCACACCGAGGCTCTGGCCGAGCTGCTCGAGTCCGACCAGAAgtttggcttcatcatcatggatggtaACGGTGCTCTGTTTGGAACTCTTAGCGGCAACACACGTGAGGTTGTCCACAAGTTCTCTGTcgatcttcccaagaagCACGGCCGTGGTGGCCAGTCCGCTCTCCGTTTCGCTCGTCTGCGAGAGGAGAAGCGTCACAACTACGTACGAAAGGTTGCCGAGTTGGCTGTCCAGAACTTCATCACCGCCGACAAGGTCAACGTCGCTGGTCTCATTCTTGCTGGTTCCGCCGATTTCAAGAACGATCTCAACGCCTCCGACATGTTCGATGGTCGTCTTGCGACCAAGGTTatcaaggttgttgatgtttcttATGGTGGTGAGAACGGGTTCAACCAGGCCATCGAGCTGTCTTCCGAGACTCTCGGCAACGTCAAGTTCatccaggagaagaagctcatcggAAAGTACTTTGAGGAGATCAGCCAGGACACTGGCAAGGTTTGCTACGGCATTGAGGACACCCTCAAGGCCCTCGAGCTCGGTGCCGTCGAGACATTGATTGTcttcgagaaccttgagatCACCCGCTGGGTTCTCAAAGATAGCAACGGCAGTGAGGTCATTCTTCACACCACCAAGCAACAGGAGCAGACCAACCGTGACAAGttcctcgacaaggagaCTGGCCAAGAGATGGAAATCGTTTCTCAGGAATCCTTCCTGGAATGGATTGCGGAACACTACAAGGACTTTGGCACCACTCTTGAGTTTGTTTCTGACCGTTCCACCGAGGGCAACCAGTTCGTCAAGGGTTTCGGTGGTATCGGCGGTCTTCTCCGCTACAAGGTCAACTTTGAGCAGCTGGCTGACTTGAGTGACGACGATGAGTACTACGACG ATTGA
- a CDS encoding GPI mannosyltransferase 4, with product MWRRTYLTLVLIRLWFALSPSYLHPDENFQGPEVIAGQIFSYPVRHTWEFTSENPIRSVFPLWPVYGLPMLLLRWLWIGNGKDGEIPPIAVFWTLRVLMFVISFVLEDWALHELIPSPKHRRVAVVLVASSYVTWTYQTHTFSNSVETLVVAWSLVLIQRVADPRQRSCVLSATVLGIVGVFGIFNRITFPAFLVVPGLRLLPVFWKRPTSLVYLTLAAALTTIIAIGLDTAFYLPGPITWTDLIHNPVITPLNNFKYNSATENLAQHGLHPWYQHLVGNLPLLLGPAVALLSIRPKISIRLWSAVSGLVVLSAFQHQEARFLLPTVPLFLSSVRMPRNQTILYVFTAVWIGFNLVLGSLMGIYHQGGVVPGQVFLSQQPDATQAIWWKTYTPPIWLLNGKNEFLTTRDVMGLKGEMLLEQLYELATCDTPADRRNQEYLKEKNGTYLIAPASAIWLDPYLSNKGLEGLRFREVWRYRKHLNLDDLDFGDDGVWDTLARVIGRRGLVAWRVTKSCPN from the exons ATGTGGCGACGCACATATCTCACACTCGTCCTTATAAGGCTGTGGTTTGCGCTATCTCCCAGTTATTTACACCCGGACGAGAACTTCCAAGGGCCCGAGGTCATAGCTG GCCAAATTTTTAGTTATCCTGTTCGACACACTTGGGAATTTACAAGCGAGAACCCTATCCGTAGTGTTTTCCCACTATGGCCCGTCTACGGTCTTCCTATGCTTCTCCTGCGGTGGCTATGGATCGGTAACGGCAAAGACGGAGAGATCCCACCTATTGCGGTTTTCTGGACTCTGCGCGTTCTCATGTTTGTCATCagctttgttcttgaagattgGGCGTTGCATGAGTTGATCCCGTCACCGAAGCATCGCCGTGTTGCCGTCGTCCTTGTCGCCTCGTCCTACGTGACCTGGACCTATCAGACGCACACGTTCTCCAACTCGGTAGAGACGCTCGTTGTTGCGTGGAGTCTTGTTCTGATCCAGCGAGTCGCTGATCCAAGG CAGCGGTCATGTGTTTTGTCTGCCACAGTGCTTGGAATAGTTGGGGTATTTGGTATATTCAATCGAATCACGTTTCCGGcatttcttgttgttcctggACTTCGACTGCTCCCTGTGTTCTGGAAGAG GCCTACGTCTCTCGTATACTTGACGTTAGCTGCGGCACTGACAACTATCATTGCCATCGGTCTGGACACCGCGTTTTACCTGCCAGGTCCCATCACATGGACTGACCTGATCCATAACCCCGTAATCACCCCTCTTAACAACTTCAAGTACAATTCAGCAACCGAGAACCTGGCGCAACATGGCCTTCATCCTTGGTACCAGCATTTGGTGGGAAATTTGCCGTTGCTGCTGGGCCCAGCTGTAGCTCTTTTGAGCATCAGACCCAAAATATCAATCCGACTATGGTCGGCAGTGTCGGGTTTGGTGGTACTATCGGCGTTTCAACATCAGGAGGCGAGATTCTTGCTCCCAACGGTACCACTATTTCTTTCGTCAGTCCGCATGCCCCGAAACCAAACAATACTCTACGTCTTTACGGCAGTTTGGATCGGTTTTaacctcgtcctcggctCGTTGATGGGCATCTACCATCAGGGAGGTGTGGTGCCAGGACAGGTCTTCCTAAGTCAGCAGCCAGATGCCACCCAAGCTATCTGGTGGAAGACATATACACCGCCGATCTGgcttctcaatggcaagaatGAGTTCTTGACCACGCGAGACGTTATGGGTCTCAAGGGTGAGATGCTACTTGAGCAACTCTACGAACTCGCCACATGCGACACTCCCGCCGACAGACGAAACCAGGAGtatctgaaggagaagaacgGCACATATCTGATCGCCCCGGCATCAGCGATATGGTTAGATCCCTACTTGTCCAACAAGGGCTTGGAGGGGCTACGATTTAGAGAGGTATGGCGTTACAGGAAACACTTAAacctggatgatctggattTTGGCGACGACGGCGTTTGGGACACCCTGGCCAGGGTTATTGGGCGACGGGGCCTCGTCGCCTGGAGAGTCACAAAGAGCTGCCCAAATTAG
- a CDS encoding 60S ribosomal protein L10a: MSKITVANVRTQVGELLEYSNETKKRNFLETVELQIGLKNYDPQRDKRFSGTIRLPSIPRPNMSICILGDQHDIDRAKHGGVDAMSADDLKKLNKNKKLIKKLARKYDAFVASEALIKQIPRLLGPGLSKAGKFPTPVSHADDLTGRINEVKSTIKFQLKKVLCMGVAVGNVEMTQEQLVANIMLAINYLVSLLKKGWQNVGSLTIKASMSPPKRLY; encoded by the exons atgtcgaagatCACAGTCG CTAATGTCCGGACGCAAGTCGGAGAGCTCTTGGAGTACTCcaacgagaccaagaagcgAAACTTCCTTGAGACCGTTGAGCTTCAGATCGGCCTGAAGAACTATGATCCTCAGCGTGACAAGCGTTTCTCCGGCACCATCCGCCTGCCCTCCATTCCCCGACCCAACATGTCTATCTG CATTCTCGGTGACCAGCACGATATCGATCGTGCCAAGCacggtggtgttgacgcCATGTCCGCtgatgacttgaagaagctcaacaagaacaagaagctcatcaagaagcttgccCGCAAGTACGACGCCTTCGTCGCCTCCGAGGCCCTCATCAAGCAGATCCCCCGTCTCTTGGGTCCTGGCCTGTCCAAGGCCGGCAAGTTCCCCACTCCCGTCTCCCACGCCGACGACCTGACTGGCCGCATCAACGAGGTCAAGTCCACCATCAAGttccagctcaagaaggtTCTCTGCATGGGTGTCGCCGTCGGCAACGTCGAGATGACACAGGAGCAGCTTGTCGCCAACATCATGCTCGCCATCAACTACCtcgtctctcttctcaagaagggcTGGCAGAACGTTGGAAGCCTTACCATCAAGGCTTCCATGTCTCCCCCCAAGCGCCTGTACTAA
- a CDS encoding eukaryotic peptide chain release factor subunit 1 → MTTLTTPQGTASNIKSRVNRQSVLSAITSTQQRLKLYNKVPPNGLVVYCGEILTQEGKERKVNIDFEPFKPINTSLYLCDNKFHTEALAELLESDQKFGFIIMDGNGALFGTLSGNTREVVHKFSVDLPKKHGRGGQSALRFARLREEKRHNYVRKVAELAVQNFITADKVNVAGLILAGSADFKNDLNASDMFDGRLATKVIKVVDVSYGGENGFNQAIELSSETLGNVKFIQEKKLIGKYFEEISQDTGKVCYGIEDTLKALELGAVETLIVFENLEITRWVLKDSNGSEVILHTTKQQEQTNRDKFLDKETGQEMEIVSQESFLEWIAEHYKDFGTTLEFVSDRSTEGNQFVKGFGGIGGLLRYKVNFEQLADLSDDDEYYDD, encoded by the exons ATGACGACACTAACAACCCCTCAGGGCACCGCCTCCAACATCAAATCTCGAGTCAACAGACAGTCTGTCTTGTCCGCCATTACCTCGACCCAGCAGCGCCTCAAGCTGTACAACAAGGTGCCCCCGAACGGTCTGGTCGTCTACTGTGGCGAAATCTTGACCCAGGAAGGCAAGGAGCGAAAGGTCAACATCGATTTTGAGCCCTTCAAGCCCATCAACACTTCCCTCTACCTGTGCGACAACAAGTTTCACACCGAGGCTCTGGCCGAGCTGCTCGAGTCCGACCAGAAgtttggcttcatcatcatggatggtaACGGTGCTCTGTTTGGAACTCTTAGCGGCAACACACGTGAGGTTGTCCACAAGTTCTCTGTcgatcttcccaagaagCACGGCCGTGGTGGCCAGTCCGCTCTCCGTTTCGCTCGTCTGCGAGAGGAGAAGCGTCACAACTACGTACGAAAGGTTGCCGAGTTGGCTGTCCAGAACTTCATCACCGCCGACAAGGTCAACGTCGCTGGTCTCATTCTTGCTGGTTCCGCCGATTTCAAGAACGATCTCAACGCCTCCGACATGTTCGATGGTCGTCTTGCGACCAAGGTTatcaaggttgttgatgtttcttATGGTGGTGAGAACGGGTTCAACCAGGCCATCGAGCTGTCTTCCGAGACTCTCGGCAACGTCAAGTTCatccaggagaagaagctcatcggAAAGTACTTTGAGGAGATCAGCCAGGACACTGGCAAGGTTTGCTACGGCATTGAGGACACCCTCAAGGCCCTCGAGCTCGGTGCCGTCGAGACATTGATTGTcttcgagaaccttgagatCACCCGCTGGGTTCTCAAAGATAGCAACGGCAGTGAGGTCATTCTTCACACCACCAAGCAACAGGAGCAGACCAACCGTGACAAGttcctcgacaaggagaCTGGCCAAGAGATGGAAATCGTTTCTCAGGAATCCTTCCTGGAATGGATTGCGGAACACTACAAGGACTTTGGCACCACTCTTGAGTTTGTTTCTGACCGTTCCACCGAGGGCAACCAGTTCGTCAAGGGTTTCGGTGGTATCGGCGGTCTTCTCCGCTACAAGGTCAACTTTGAGCAGCTGGCTGACTTGAGTGACGACGATGAGTACTACGACG ATTGA
- a CDS encoding GPI mannosyltransferase 4: MLLLRWLWIGNGKDGEIPPIAVFWTLRVLMFVISFVLEDWALHELIPSPKHRRVAVVLVASSYVTWTYQTHTFSNSVETLVVAWSLVLIQRVADPRQRSCVLSATVLGIVGVFGIFNRITFPAFLVVPGLRLLPVFWKRPTSLVYLTLAAALTTIIAIGLDTAFYLPGPITWTDLIHNPVITPLNNFKYNSATENLAQHGLHPWYQHLVGNLPLLLGPAVALLSIRPKISIRLWSAVSGLVVLSAFQHQEARFLLPTVPLFLSSVRMPRNQTILYVFTAVWIGFNLVLGSLMGIYHQGGVVPGQVFLSQQPDATQAIWWKTYTPPIWLLNGKNEFLTTRDVMGLKGEMLLEQLYELATCDTPADRRNQEYLKEKNGTYLIAPASAIWLDPYLSNKGLEGLRFREVWRYRKHLNLDDLDFGDDGVWDTLARVIGRRGLVAWRVTKSCPN; this comes from the exons ATGCTTCTCCTGCGGTGGCTATGGATCGGTAACGGCAAAGACGGAGAGATCCCACCTATTGCGGTTTTCTGGACTCTGCGCGTTCTCATGTTTGTCATCagctttgttcttgaagattgGGCGTTGCATGAGTTGATCCCGTCACCGAAGCATCGCCGTGTTGCCGTCGTCCTTGTCGCCTCGTCCTACGTGACCTGGACCTATCAGACGCACACGTTCTCCAACTCGGTAGAGACGCTCGTTGTTGCGTGGAGTCTTGTTCTGATCCAGCGAGTCGCTGATCCAAGG CAGCGGTCATGTGTTTTGTCTGCCACAGTGCTTGGAATAGTTGGGGTATTTGGTATATTCAATCGAATCACGTTTCCGGcatttcttgttgttcctggACTTCGACTGCTCCCTGTGTTCTGGAAGAG GCCTACGTCTCTCGTATACTTGACGTTAGCTGCGGCACTGACAACTATCATTGCCATCGGTCTGGACACCGCGTTTTACCTGCCAGGTCCCATCACATGGACTGACCTGATCCATAACCCCGTAATCACCCCTCTTAACAACTTCAAGTACAATTCAGCAACCGAGAACCTGGCGCAACATGGCCTTCATCCTTGGTACCAGCATTTGGTGGGAAATTTGCCGTTGCTGCTGGGCCCAGCTGTAGCTCTTTTGAGCATCAGACCCAAAATATCAATCCGACTATGGTCGGCAGTGTCGGGTTTGGTGGTACTATCGGCGTTTCAACATCAGGAGGCGAGATTCTTGCTCCCAACGGTACCACTATTTCTTTCGTCAGTCCGCATGCCCCGAAACCAAACAATACTCTACGTCTTTACGGCAGTTTGGATCGGTTTTaacctcgtcctcggctCGTTGATGGGCATCTACCATCAGGGAGGTGTGGTGCCAGGACAGGTCTTCCTAAGTCAGCAGCCAGATGCCACCCAAGCTATCTGGTGGAAGACATATACACCGCCGATCTGgcttctcaatggcaagaatGAGTTCTTGACCACGCGAGACGTTATGGGTCTCAAGGGTGAGATGCTACTTGAGCAACTCTACGAACTCGCCACATGCGACACTCCCGCCGACAGACGAAACCAGGAGtatctgaaggagaagaacgGCACATATCTGATCGCCCCGGCATCAGCGATATGGTTAGATCCCTACTTGTCCAACAAGGGCTTGGAGGGGCTACGATTTAGAGAGGTATGGCGTTACAGGAAACACTTAAacctggatgatctggattTTGGCGACGACGGCGTTTGGGACACCCTGGCCAGGGTTATTGGGCGACGGGGCCTCGTCGCCTGGAGAGTCACAAAGAGCTGCCCAAATTAG